Genomic segment of Streptomyces longhuiensis:
GAGCTGGCGGCGCTCGCGCTCATGGCAACAGCGACCGCCCTGCTCTGCCTCGACTACCTCCGGCACCACCGCACCGGTCTCGACCGCCGCGGCGCCTTCCTCGCCGCGGTCGCCGATTCCGTACCGGCACCCGTGCGCAAGCTGACCGCCCACGAGATCGCCCTCTCCACCAGCTTCGTGCGCTGGGTCGCCCGCCGCGGCCCGCACGGCGTGGGCGACGGCGACGTGCCCGTCCCCTACGCCCCCGGCCAGACGTCCTTCATGTACGGCTTCCTCTTCGTCAGCATCGTCGAGACCGTCGCCCTCGCGTTCCTGATCCCCTGGCCTGTGGTGCACGCCGTCACGCTCGTACTCGACGTCTGGGGCTGCTACTTCGTCATCGCCCTGCACGCCTCGTGCGTGGTGCGCCCGCACGTTGTCGGGGCCGACGGCTCGCTGCACCTGCGTTACGGCGCACTGCTGGACATCCGCATCCCTGCCGACCGCATAGCTTCTGTCCGCCAGGACCGTAAGTTCCCTACGAGCAGGCTGGCCGCCGTGGATGAGAAGGGCGTCGCCGACCTGGCCGTCGGCGGCCAGACGACCATCACGGTCGAGCTCACCGAACCGGTCCGGTACGTACGCGCCCTGGGCAAGCCCGCCGAAGCGCACGCCTTCCGTTTCTACGCCGAAGACGCCACATCCGCGGTCGCCGCGCTGAGGGTGACCGGTGGCATCCACAGCCGGTAAACGAGGTGCGCTCCGGAGAGCGTCCCTCGTAGTGTCCCCTGCGCACCTTCGGTATTCGGCTTGACCAGGAGGTCCCCGTGCCCGGGAACACCATGTCCGGCGAAAGTGACACGCGCACCGCCCAGGCGGTCCTGCGCGAGGCCAACCACGTGCATGGCGAGCAGTTCCGACTACTGCAACGGTTCGACGACGGGGTCCAGTCAGGAGCCTGGCTCCTCACCCACGACACCGGCCGCCAAGCCGTACTGAAGTGGAGCCCGGACCGCTCCTGGGCCCCTCAGATCGAACGGGCCGCCGCGGGCGTCGCCAAGATCCGCGCTGCCGGATATCCGACCCCCGCCTGGCTCGCCGTCGGCACCAGCACCGACGGCTTCGGATACCAGATCCAGGAACTCGCACCCGGTCACACCGCACCACAAGTGACCGCGACCGAGGCCCGGTTGCTGATCGGCGTCCTGGAGATGCACGCCGGTCTCGATCCCGACCCGCAGCGATGCTGGTCGGAGTTCGTGACCACGCGCATGACCGGTGAGGACCTGTGGCGGCAGACGGCCGGGACCGGACCGACCGGACAGGACCTCGTCCACGCCTGCGAGCGGCTTCTCGCCGCTCACGGACCCGTCGCCTTGCCCACGGAGGACCTGGTCCACGGCGACTTCCGCCCCGGCAACATCCTGTTCGACGCGGACCGCGTCAGTGGCGTCATCGACATCGAGGCACTGGGCAGCGGCACCAGAGTCTTCGACTACGCGACACTCCTGAGCGCCCACGACTTCGCCCCCGAAGCCCTTGAGCTGCTGTTCGACGCCGGCGAGCAAGTGGCCGGACCCGGTGTTCTGGCCTACTGCTTCGCCCAGGTCGCCCTCGACCTCACCGTCTTCGTCCACCAGCGGAACCTTCAACTGGGCATTCAGAACGTGGGCAAGCTCCTCGAGCGCACGCTGATGCTTCTCCATCGCGCGGAGGGACACGACTGAAGCCCTCACCACGCAGCAGTGGACACCCCTCCCCTGGGGGAAATCCCCCAGCTCAAGACGGAGGCCAACCGCGTTATGGAGGGGACGTAGGCGCGCCTAGCGTCGGGGCATGAAGGCATCCACCAAAGACATACGACAGGGACGTACAGCACCGACGTACGGCAGCGACGTACGGCAGCGACGTTCAGCAAAGACATACGCGCATCGGTGCTTACGTACAGGAGACTTGAGCCATGTACGAGTCAGCCGGGGACCGGCCGCCGGAAGGCGCGCGGGCCGAGCCCTTACGTCGGGTCTCCCTGGGCACTGTCCTGCGCGCGCCGTTCATGGCTCGGGCCTGGGCCGAGGCCGCGTACTGTCTGATCGGCTTCCCCCTGGCCGTCGTCGGCACCGTCCTCGTGCTCGTCCTGCTCGCCCTCGGCGCCGGTCTCACCGCCTCCCTCGTCGGCGCCGTCCTCGGGCTTGCGCTCGTCGTCTCGGCGGTCGGCCTCGCGCGCTGCTGCGCCGCCGTGCATCGTCGGCTCGCCCAGGGATTGCTGGGCGAGCGGGTGGAGGCGCCGCCGCGGCTGCGACCGACGGGGAAGGCGTTCGCGCGGCTGGACGCTCGGCTGCGCGATGCGGCGGGGTGGCGTTCGGTGGCGTACGTCCTGGTGAAGCTGCCCGTCGCCGCCTTCGGCCTGTACGCCGTCGGCTGGTGGCTGACCGCCCTGCTCAATCTCTCCGCACCACTGCGCTGGGCGGCCTTCCACCAGCGCCCGGCCGCCGGCGAGGCGGGGATGCCGACGATCACGCCGATCCCCTTCGGCGGTGGCGCCCCGCACAGTACGAGTTTCGCCGGGACCTTCGCGGCGGCGGCGATCGGCGCGGTGACGCTGCTGGCGGCGCCCTGGTTCACGCGTGGCGTCGTCGCCGTGGACCGCTGGCTCATCCGGGCGCTGCTCGGACCGGGCCAACTCGCCGAACGTGTGCGGAGTTTGGAGGAGAGCCGCGCTCTCGCCGTCGACGACTCGGCGGCCTTGCTGCGCCGCCTGGAGCGCGATCTGCACGACGGGGCGCAGGTCCGGCTGGTCGCGTTGGCGATGAGCCTCGACATGGCGAAGGAGCGGCTGGGCGGGGAGGGAGAACCGGTCGCGGACCCGGCCCGGGTACGGCAACTCGTGGACACCGCACACCGCAACGCCACCGAGGCCCTCGCCGAGCTGCGGGACCTGGCGCGTGGCATCCACCCCCCGGCCCTCGACGACGGCCTGCCCGACGCACTGTCGACACTGGCCGCGCGGAGCACCGTGCCGGTGGAGCTCTCGGTGGACGTGACGCGGCGGCCGACGCCGGCGATCGAGACGATCGCCTACTTCTGCGCGGCGGAGCTGCTCACCAACGTCATCAAGCACAGCGGCGCGCGCCGGGCGGTGCTGCGGGTGGCGCAGGAGGACGGGTTGCTGCGGCTGCGGGTCACGGACGACGGCCGCGGCGGGGCGATACTCGGCGGCGGAAGCGGGTTGACGGGCCTTCAGCAGCGGGTGCGGACGGTGGACGGGCGCCTTGACGTGTCGAGCCCGAGCGGCGGGCCGACCGCGGTGACGGTGGAACTGCCGCTCCACGCTTGAGTCACACGGTGAGTGAAGGCATGGATGACAAGGCGAGTGACCTCGTGGACGGGTCTCGCGCAGCACGTCGGCGCCTGTCGTCCCCCGATCGGACCCGTGAGAGCATGCCCCCATGCGCATCGTGATCGCCGAAGATGCCGCCGTGTTGCGGGAGTTGCTGGCCCAGATGCTCACCGAGCGTGGCCACGAGGTGTGCGCGGCCGTGCCCGACGGCGACGCACTCCTCGCCGCCGTCGCCGAGCACCGGCCCGACGTCACCGTTGTCGACATCCGGATGCCGCCGACCCACACCGACGAGGGCCTGCGAGCCGCGATCGGCATCCGGCGCGAGCACCCGGGCACGGGTGTGCTGCTGTTCTCCCAGTACATCGAGACGAAGTACGCGACCAGGCTGCTCGCCGCGGGCTCGGCCGGGGTCGGCTACCTGCTCAAGGACCGAGTGGCGAACGTCGCCGAGTTCACCGACGCCCTGTCCCGCGTCGCCGCCGGTGGCACCGCTCTCGACCCGGAAGTGGTCACGCAGTTGGCCGGTGCGAGCCGTCGTGGGGACGACCTGGAGTCGCTGACGGCACGCGAGCGTGAGGTGCTGGCGCTGATGGCCGAGGGGAGAACGAACGCCGCGATCGCGCAGGCGCTGGTGGTGTCGGCGGGCACGGTCGAGAAGCACGTCGCGGCCATCTTCGGCAAGCTGGGCCTGCCCGCGTCGGAGGACGCGAACCGGCGCGTGCTGGCCGTACTGCGCTACCTGGAGTCGTGAGCGACGCCGGTCCACCGGGGGACAGGCCGGACCTATGGGCCGTGGCTGACACCGGTCCGCCGGGGTTCAGGCCAGACCTAGGGGTGCCGTAAGTGACACCCGTCCGCCGGGGTCCAGGCCGGACCTGTGGGCCGTAACCGAGCCCGCTTGGCCGGGAGTTCAGCGGTCCTTCGGGTCGAGCAGCCACAGCCCCAGGACCACCAGGAACGACAGGCACAGGAAGCCCGCGCCCCACCAGGCCGTGCCGGTCTCGCCCATCATCCACTCGTTGACGATCACACTGAGGCCCCAGAGCTGGCCGATGACCACGGTCATCGCCAGGACGAGGCGGGCGGTGAGTTTCGAGGAGCGTTCCGGCTCCTGGTCGGTGCCTGCGCCGGGCCCCGGACCCGTGTGCCGGATCCTGGGGTCGCCGTAGCCGCTGGTCGGGCGGATCTGCGGGTAGCGCTCCTTGACGGGGCGGTTGAGGCGCGGCTGGGCGCTGCCAGGGGTGTAGTGGGGCCTCGGGGGGACGCCTTCGGGCTGTTCGGTGCTCATGTCTGCTGCTTCCTCTCCCCGTTGGCGCCGTTCGCGACGGGGCAGCCCATCTGGGCTCTCGCCTCAGGCCCCACGTCGGCGAACTCGCGGCACACCGCGTCCTGGGGGCTCTCTCCTGAGCGGGCCGTGGCGACCGCCCAGACGCTGCCGTCGGGCTGTTCCACGAGCAGCACCTTGGGCAGGCCGCGCGGTGGCGGGCCGGCGGTGACTTCGCCGGTGCGGGCGTCGAAAATGCCTTCGTGGCAGGGGCAGTACAGCTCGCCCTCGCTGCCGCGGTCCTTGCGCCAGAGCACGCCGCAGGCCAGGTGCGTACAGACGGCGGAGTAGCCGACGAGGCTGCCGTCCGTGAGGCGGACGGCGACGGCGCGGTCGTCCTCGCCGGGATAGCGGAAGGCGATGGACTCGCCGGGGGCGAGGCGGTCCGTGATCCGCTTGGCGTCCGGTGCGCTGTCGATGTCGCCGTGCCGGTGCAGCACTCCCCCGGCGACGGCGATGCCTCCGACGGCCAGGCCGCCGGAGACGGTGGCGACGATACGGAGGTAGTCGCGGCGCGTGGTGAGGGAGTCGGCGGAGATGCGGTCCTCGAGTGCCGCCTGGGCAGTGTTGTCGTCGGTGCCGTGTTCGGGGACCGGGGGCTGCTCGGTGACGCTCATCGGGTCACGTCCTTCCCGTTGACCTGGACGATCGGCAGTCCTCCGGGCACCGGCCACTGGACCTTGTCGGCGGGGACGACCATCGCCACGCCGGTGTTGACGACGACGTCGCCGAACGTGAAGGAGTCCGCGACCTGGACGCCCG
This window contains:
- a CDS encoding ubiquinol-cytochrome c reductase iron-sulfur subunit, with product MSVTEQPPVPEHGTDDNTAQAALEDRISADSLTTRRDYLRIVATVSGGLAVGGIAVAGGVLHRHGDIDSAPDAKRITDRLAPGESIAFRYPGEDDRAVAVRLTDGSLVGYSAVCTHLACGVLWRKDRGSEGELYCPCHEGIFDARTGEVTAGPPPRGLPKVLLVEQPDGSVWAVATARSGESPQDAVCREFADVGPEARAQMGCPVANGANGERKQQT
- a CDS encoding response regulator transcription factor is translated as MRIVIAEDAAVLRELLAQMLTERGHEVCAAVPDGDALLAAVAEHRPDVTVVDIRMPPTHTDEGLRAAIGIRREHPGTGVLLFSQYIETKYATRLLAAGSAGVGYLLKDRVANVAEFTDALSRVAAGGTALDPEVVTQLAGASRRGDDLESLTAREREVLALMAEGRTNAAIAQALVVSAGTVEKHVAAIFGKLGLPASEDANRRVLAVLRYLES
- a CDS encoding aminoglycoside phosphotransferase family protein, with protein sequence MPGNTMSGESDTRTAQAVLREANHVHGEQFRLLQRFDDGVQSGAWLLTHDTGRQAVLKWSPDRSWAPQIERAAAGVAKIRAAGYPTPAWLAVGTSTDGFGYQIQELAPGHTAPQVTATEARLLIGVLEMHAGLDPDPQRCWSEFVTTRMTGEDLWRQTAGTGPTGQDLVHACERLLAAHGPVALPTEDLVHGDFRPGNILFDADRVSGVIDIEALGSGTRVFDYATLLSAHDFAPEALELLFDAGEQVAGPGVLAYCFAQVALDLTVFVHQRNLQLGIQNVGKLLERTLMLLHRAEGHD
- a CDS encoding sensor histidine kinase, coding for MYESAGDRPPEGARAEPLRRVSLGTVLRAPFMARAWAEAAYCLIGFPLAVVGTVLVLVLLALGAGLTASLVGAVLGLALVVSAVGLARCCAAVHRRLAQGLLGERVEAPPRLRPTGKAFARLDARLRDAAGWRSVAYVLVKLPVAAFGLYAVGWWLTALLNLSAPLRWAAFHQRPAAGEAGMPTITPIPFGGGAPHSTSFAGTFAAAAIGAVTLLAAPWFTRGVVAVDRWLIRALLGPGQLAERVRSLEESRALAVDDSAALLRRLERDLHDGAQVRLVALAMSLDMAKERLGGEGEPVADPARVRQLVDTAHRNATEALAELRDLARGIHPPALDDGLPDALSTLAARSTVPVELSVDVTRRPTPAIETIAYFCAAELLTNVIKHSGARRAVLRVAQEDGLLRLRVTDDGRGGAILGGGSGLTGLQQRVRTVDGRLDVSSPSGGPTAVTVELPLHA